From a region of the Solanum stenotomum isolate F172 chromosome 2, ASM1918654v1, whole genome shotgun sequence genome:
- the LOC125855805 gene encoding probable serine/threonine-protein kinase PBL25, whose amino-acid sequence MSCLPCFQSKKTNEPPVQDKPVPVARPANDHPSSSPHFENNYKASCENGNNNNNRAHQDSPPVENGDSSNAKTFTFRELASATKNFRQECLIGEGGFGRVFKGTLQGGEVVAVKQLDRTGTQGTKEFQVEVLLLSLLNHQNLVNLIGYCADGDQRILVYEYRPMGSLADHLIDIKEDQKPLDWQNRMKIASGAAEGLEYLHEKANLPIIYR is encoded by the exons ATGAGTTGCCTCCCCTGTTTCCAGTCTAAGAAAACCAACGAGCCACCGGTACAGGACAAGCCTGTCCCGGTTGCTCGCCCTGCTAATGATCATCCTTCCTCCTCACCACATTTTG AAAACAACTACAAAGCATCATGTGAAAATggtaataataacaacaatcgTGCTCATCAAGATAGCCCTCCTGTTGAAAATGGAGATAGCAGCAACGCGAAAACTTTCACATTCCGTGAGCTAGCAAGCGCAACAAAGAACTTCAGACAAGAATGCCTAATAGGGGAAGGTGGATTTGGAAGAGTCTTTAAGGGAACACTTCAAGGAGGAGAG GTTGTGGCAGTAAAGCAACTAGACAGGACTGGAACACAAGGAACCAAGGAGTTTCAAGTTGAAGTCTTATTGCTAAGTCTACTTAACCACCAAAATCTTGTTAATCTCATTGGATACTGTGCTGATGGAGATCAAAGAATTTTAGTCTATGAATACAGACCAATGGGCAGTCTTGCTGATCATCTAATTG ACATTAAGGAGGATCAAAAGCCATTAGATTGGCAAAACAGAATGAAGATAGCCTCAGGTGCAGCAGAAGGACTTGAGTATCTACACGAGAAGGCCAACCTGCCAATCATATATCGT